The genomic stretch ccaacCCATCATACTTACCGCTTTTCTTCAACGGCCATGACTTGCCCATGGGTGGCACCGGTATTGCGACTATCGATGGTATGGGGGGTCAAGGATGCCTAGAGATGGCAATAGTTATGGCTTTGGGGCAGGTACGTGCGACTGCTCGGCTTAAAAGGACCTCGTGCATGTGTCCACCATCAACGTTAGCACGAAAGTCCAAGTGGCCGTGACGTTAATGTCGTGCATGAGTCAAAGCGGACGACATAGATGGCGGCGCCGGACACCAGCACCGCCCCGCCAGTACTGACACACACAAGAGGACACGCGTGCGGAGCGCCCGCACAGCATTTTCAACCCAAATTTACATCATAAATGGATTAGTCCATTTGCATTGAACCGATGGGTCACATTTCTTTGTGTCCACATGTCCTCGCGGATCAAACGGAGCGGTTCAGGCCCGCTGGAGATACCTCACATTCTGATTGTGCATAATCTTCAGAGTCTATCTACATTTGGGTAAACGAAAAAGTCATGGAGCTCTGCGTACTATATTGGCGTGTCGTGTGAAAGGCTGCACTACAGTAGTACCAGCGGTACCTTCCTCTTTTTAATCTGCAAAGGACACGACAAACACGCCGTACTGAAAAATCAGCCTAAAAATTAGCATCAATCACGCAAATCAATCAGCCAATACCCATGGTACATGCATGCAAAAGTGCACGACCTAAAGCTCTGTATACTCTGAACTTtcaaacatcattttcaaagtttcaacgCGTGCAGGGTAGCACGGCGATCCCGTAGCTTGGCCGCCAAAAACTCTGCTTTAAATACCAGAAACCAGCTCTGCTCTCCTCACACTCACTCGCACACTGAGAGACCAGCACATAGCCATGAGGTGGTGGGGAAGAAATAAACGGCAGCAGCCGCAGGATCAAGCGGAAGAAGACAGCAAGGTCGGCAAGAGCAAGCCGGGCTTCTCGCCGCTTGCGTGGCTCTCCAAGCTCACGGCTAAGAGCAATGTCGCCGCCTCCTCTAGGCCCAAGGCCAAGAGCGTCGCCGGTGGCTTCCCGTCTTGCTTCCACGACCGCGCGACCCCGAGCCCTGCATCGCAGAGTAGCACGACAGATGCCTCATCACACGCTGCCGCGGCCTCCGACATCGCCCCGCGTCGCCTGTCGGTCGGCAACGAAGACGCCGAGTCTGCGGCCGCGGCCACGGCCGCGCGGCAGCTGTACCGCCGACGCCACTACTCGGTCGGCGGCGATCGCGACCTCCCGCCGCTCAGACACCTCACCCTGTTCTCCCGATCCTCCTCCCCGACGGTGCGTGCGCCAGCGACCCCTCCAACCGCCGGGTCGACGCCAATGCCGTCGTCGCCACCGTCCGACACGGACGACGAGAAGCGGCCGCGGAgccgccagcgccgtcgccgAGGAAGCCGGCGGCGGTCCTTCACCGGAGGGACACCGCGCGCGAGGCTGGCTGCGGTGCGCGTCCGGTCGCCGCGCTGCGCCGCGGCGGCCGTGTCGGGGCTGGAGAGGTTCGCGGTGGTGCGGCGGACGAGTGACCCGCAGAGGGAGTTCCGCGactcgatggtggagatgatcgCGAGCAGGCGCATCGGGCGGCCGGAGGAGCTAGAGACGCTCCTGGCGTGCTACCTCTCGCTCAACGCCGACGAGCACCACGACTGCATCGTTAAGGTGTTCCGCCAGGTCTGGTTCGACCTCAAGCTCAACCCTGCCCGCGTCGCAgccgccccggccgcgcggctgaTCGAACTTCCTTGTCGCGCCGCCGGACGGCTTtagttccgtgtaacatgtgcCGCTGGTTCATAATTGGCACTTGGCAGGATCTTTGTTACCAGTTTGCTCTTCTTTTCTTCGGTAAAACGAGCCTGCTCTGCTCAACTGTCCGCTCGATGTTCGGGGAACAACACTATCGGAAGAATGCTGATGCGTTTCACCGAGTTATCCCGgcataaccaagtttcacaaataaTATCTTGAAAAATTAAATTTCAGAAATATTACAGtgaaaaacgttgaccaacggtgAGAATGATCCCTCTTACTAACGTTGTAAGGTAGGATGCGACTATCCAACGAATTAACGCTCCGAATGATACCCCCGTTTAGTCCGCCCTGTTAGAATAGATAACTACGTCTTAATTCTATTATGGTATCACAACTCGCGATCAGGACCTAGTTTTCCGCCGACGCGATATCCGCGGCTTCCGCAAGTCGTCGCCGCGCCTCCTCCGCGCAGATCACGCGATGACCACGTCCGGGTCGTCCATGGCCACCGTGCCAGCGACCTTGTCGAGTCCTTCCCCGACGATCCCTGCCTCTTCCGCGGGGCTTCCTGTGCCCGCGTCGATCGCGGCGCCGCCCCTGCTCtgggcgccggccatggcgcGACGCCGCCGGGCGTGCCTCCGCCCGTGCCGCCGGGTGTGTTTCCGCCCACGCCCCCTGCTTCAACCTTGGGCGCTGGCTCTCCTGGCGTGCTGCAGCAGCACGTGGCCTCCGTCACGCAGCAGTCCGCCGTCACGGACGTTCCTCCGCTGTCGTCTGCAACGATGGACACGATCTTCTCGGACGCGGCGATCTACTCCGACTCTCTCGCCGCCTCCCTGCGCTACCCTGGGTACAACTACCCGCAGATGGCAGGGTTTCCCCAGGGCACATATACCCTTGCGCTAGGGTTTCCTTGGGCGCCGCTGCCGTCTCACGCCAACACGTCGTCGCTGCCGTATGGTGGCACCCTGCCCTAGAGCCCGACGTCGCCCGGCTTTCCGCcccagcagcaacagcagccgCCGTTCTATGGTGCCGGCCAGTTCACCCATACCGCACTTCCCAGCATCATCACCATCGCGTCGGCTATCACCATCAAGCTGTCCAGCGATAACTACATGTTCTGGCGTGCTCAGGTTGGCCCGCTGCTCCGCATTCATATGTTGATGGGCTAATCCTTCGTCTGCCCCAACCCTCATGTCGTCATCAGACATGCCGGCAGCCTACACCCACAGCTGAACCCGGCGCACCAGCACTGGATTGAGCAGGACCAGGCCATCCTCTCGGGTTTTGTCTCCTCGATGACCGAGGGTGTCCTGGGTATGATCATGTTCGCCGGTACTTCTCGCGAGGCTTGGGAGACCTTGAGTGGCGCTTTTGCGTCGACGTCTATTGCTCGTGCATCGGctccctgatacgtccattttgcatcactattttatatcataatttactgttattcattgatatatttcatatttagtgatgatacttatgttatttcacctattttgcatgtttcatgattattggagaattattcaccggagtcaggattctgctggaaaaagcaccgtcaggataccatatttctgaagatcaacaattgacggaaattacaccgaagatcttatttttccagaagaatgagccagccaaaaggaggagccgaggagggccgccatgggccccccataggccggcgcgggccctgccctggccgcgccgccttgtgggaggggcccacagcccctctcggcctcctctctttcgcgtacttcatctacccaaaAACCTAAGGCACCAGGGATAAGCGAGAATAgacacaaccgcctctgcggggcggagaatcaccagagagaaaagagctcttcggcgggcaggaatccgtcggggaaattccctcccggaggcggaaatcgtcgccatcgtcaccgtcatcgagttggacttcattgggatcatcatcatcatctccaccatcgacatcgccatctccaccgctgcacctcgtctccgctgtaacatctagggttgaatcttgagtatttcataggggaaactctcccggtattaattactacttgttattgatgctattgagtgaaaccattggatcaaggtttatgttcagattgttatccatcatcatatcacctctgattatgttccatatgatgtctcgtgagtagttcgtttagttcttcaggacatgggtgaagtctaaatgttagtagtgaactatgttgagtaatatttaatggtttgatatttaagttgtggtgttattcttctagtggtgtcatgtgaacgtcgactacatgatacttcaccttaatgggcctaggggagtacatcttgtattcgtttgctaattgtggggttgccggagtgacgagcaacttcgaaccccgttagtatatcgatgcgggagggatagcaggatctcagagtttaaggatgtggttagatttatcttaattactttcttgtatttgcggatgcttgcaaggggtataatcacaagtacgtattagtcctaggaagggcggtgcattagcataggttcacccacacaacacttatcaaaacaatgaagattaatcaactatatgaagcgaaagcactagactaaatccatgtgtgtcctcaagaacgtttggtcattataagtaaacaaatcggcttgtcctttgtgctaaaaaggattgggccactcgctgcaattattactctcgcattttatttacttgtactttatttatctgctatatcaaaaccccctgaaaacttgtctgtgagcatttacagtgaatccttcatcgaaactgcttgtcaacaccttctgctcctcgttgggttcgacattcttatttatcgaaagtactacgatacacccctatacttgtgggtcatcaagactattttctggcgccgtttccggggagtgaagcgctattggtaagtggaattggtaaggaaaacttttactgtatgtgctgattttgtttctgcctgctactataagtcattatggagagatcctctcttgaatttctatttgggaaatctactactactgcaaaggtagtggatgaggcgccaggtgaggaagtaattccgtataaaatacctatgaagattattgaacgtgttgtggataaccgctatgaaggggatggaattgttcatcctggagatcatttgctgtttttacatgaa from Lolium rigidum isolate FL_2022 chromosome 4, APGP_CSIRO_Lrig_0.1, whole genome shotgun sequence encodes the following:
- the LOC124646857 gene encoding transcription repressor OFP1-like, producing MRWWGRNKRQQPQDQAEEDSKVGKSKPGFSPLAWLSKLTAKSNVAASSRPKAKSVAGGFPSCFHDRATPSPASQSSTTDASSHAAAASDIAPRRLSVGNEDAESAAAATAARQLYRRRHYSVGGDRDLPPLRHLTLFSRSSSPTVRAPATPPTAGSTPMPSSPPSDTDDEKRPRSRQRRRRGSRRRSFTGGTPRARLAAVRVRSPRCAAAAVSGLERFAVVRRTSDPQREFRDSMVEMIASRRIGRPEELETLLACYLSLNADEHHDCIVKVFRQVWFDLKLNPARVAAAPAARLIELPCRAAGRL